The uncultured Methanobrevibacter sp. sequence CCGGGAAGTTCTTTTCCTTCATGGAAGTGTTCCACATCGCAAAAGGGATGAAATGATTGACAGATTCCAGAACGGCGAAGCAAATATTTTCATACTGTCTTTAAAGGCTGGAGGCATTGGTCTTAATTTAACTGCTGCTACAAATGTTATCCATTATGATTTATGGTGGAATCCTGCTGTTGAAAACCAGGCAACCGACAGGGCTTACAGGATTGGTCAAAAGGATAATGTAATGGTATATCGATTCATAACAACTGGAACGCTTGAAGAACGCATCAACCAAATCCTTTTGGATAAACGTGAACTGGCTGAAATCACCATAGAATGTAATGAAAAGTTCATAACTGAAATGTCAAATGAAGATTTAAAGGAAATGCTGAAATTAAGGGAATAGTTTAGAGAGGTTCCTTGTTTTGGGTGTTTAATGTATGATAGTAATATCCCTTTTGAGCCAATAGCTCTTCATGGGTTCCGGACTCGATAATCTCTCCGTTTTCAATGACTATGATTTTATCGGCGTTTTTGATTGTTGACAGTCTGTGAGCTATTATAAAGCTTGTCCTATTTTCCATTAATTTATCCATTGCCCTTTGAATAAGCTTTTCGGTTCTAGTATCAACACTTGATGTTGCTTCATCCAGAATAAGAACCTCTTTTTTCGAAAGAATTGTTCGGGCAATTGTTAGAAGCTGTTTCTGGCCGTGTGAAATGTTGTCCGAATCCTCATTTAAAACGCTTTCATAACCTTCAGGGAGCTGTTTAATAAAATTGTCGCTGTAAACCTGCTTTGATGCATCAATAACTTCTTCATCTGTCGCATCAAGATTTCCGTAGCGGATATTGTTTGCAATCGTATCTGAAAAGAGCCATGAGTCCTGAAGCACCATGCCGATAAGTGATCTTAGAGAATGCTTGTCGTATTCCTCAATGTTTACACCGTCAATTCTAATCTCGCCTGAGTCAATATCATAAAATCTCATAAGCAGCTTGACGATTGTAGTTTTGCCCGCTCCTGTTTCACCGATGATAGCTATTTTTTGGCCTTTTTTAACGGTAAAGGACAAATTCTTAATGATTTTTTCGTTAGGAGTGTATCCGAAGCTTACGTTTTCAAAGGTTATCTCATCCCTGATTTCTGTAATCTGTTTGGTGGATGGATTTTCCTCATCTTCAAAGTCCAGAAATTCGAAAATTCTCTCGGATGCAGCCATTGCAGTCTGAATAAGGTTCATTACACGTGTAATCTGCTGAATTGGTCTTGTGAAGTTCTGGACATACTGGAAGAATGCCAGAATATCTCCGACAGCTATTGCTTTTTGAAGTACGAATACTGCGCCTAAAACGGCTATTGCAACATATGCGAAGTTGGATATGAAGTTCATCAGAGGTCCGTTAAGGCTTGAAAAGAACTGTGATTTCCATTCCTGGTCAAACCACATGTCATTGTCCTGGTTGAATTTTTCTATAGATTCATCCTCCTGGTTGAAGGCACGGATAATGTCATGTCCGCTGAATGTCTCCTCAATCTGCGCATTCAGAGACCCTTTAAACACAAGCTGTTTTAAAAAATAGCTTTGTGAGTGTTTTGTAATGAATCTGATAACCAGAAATGCTATTGGAATTAAAACAATTGTTGCAAGGGTCATCCAGATATTTATGGTAAGCATCATCAGGAATACTCCGACAATGGTTATTATTGCAGTCAGCATCTGAAGGAACGTCTGTGTTATTCCGTTTTGAAGGGAATCAACATCGTTTGTAATTCTTGATAGGATATCTCCTCTTTTATTCTCATCAAAGCTGTCCATGGGAAGATGAGTAATCTTTTCCATCAGCCTTTCCCTTAAATCGTAGCTGATTTTTGTTGATATTTCTATCAGCAAATAGCTTTGAAGGTATGAAAATACTGCACTGGTGATATACAGTACTACAACGATTGTCAGTGTGTTTATAAGACTTTCAAAGTCAATTGAACCTGTATTGTGAAGGATATTGTTGATTCCGTCAAATATTATTGTTGTTGCATATCCAATCATCAGAGGCGCAATAATGCTGAAAAGCGTTGAAAGCACCGCACATATTACAGTTATCGCCAATTTCAGTTTATGGTCTTTAAGAAGACCCAATATATTTTTAATGGCCTTTCTGTTGTCAACAGGCTTTTCCGGAGGCTTTCTTCTTATAGGTCTCGGACTCATAATGTCGCCTCCATACTGTCAATTTGGGTTTTTACAATGTCCCTGTATATATCGCAGCTTTCCAAAAGCCCGTCATGTGTTCCTCTGTCAACAATCTCTCCGTTGTCAATCACTAAAATCTCATCTGCATCCATGATTGTTGAAATCCTTTGAGATACAATCAGTATGGATGAATCATTAAGGTCTTTGAGATTGTTTTTAACCTTGCGTTCGGTATTCATGTCAAGTGCTGAAAAACAGTCGTCAAAAAGATAAAAGTCATGACGGCCGATAATCGCCCGTGCAATGGAAAGGCGCTGTTTCTGGCCTCCTGAAAAATTGGAACCTCCCTGTGTTACCTTCTCTTCGAGATTATCTACAAAATCGACCTGAGCTAAATCAAGTGCATTTTCGATTTCCTCATCTGTCGCATCGCTTTTTCCAATCTGCATATTTGATTTGATATCTCCCTGGAAAAGAATTGCCTTTTGAGGTGTGAAACTGATTTTGGACCTTAATGTCTTCAGGTTGAAATTTTTAATGTTTCTGTTGTCAATCAGGATTTCACCTGAACTTGGATCCTGAAGCCTTGGAATCAGATTGAGGATTGTGGATTTTCCGCTTCCTGTACCTCCGATAATTGCAGTGGTTTTGCCAGGTTTCAGTGAGAAATTAATGTCTTTAAGGGTTTCCTTTTCACTTCCCGGATACTTGTAGCAGACGTTTTTAAATTCAATTGTAGGATTATCACTGATTTGTGTAATTTCACCGTCGGTTATTGTAATTTCAGTATTTAAGACTTCGCTTACACGCCTTCCGGAAACAAGTATTCTTGGAAGCATAATCATAAATCCTCCAATCATCAAAAATGATGTTACGATTTGTGTTGAATACTGGATAAAGGCTATAATCTGGCCTGTAAGAAGTGAGCCGTCAAGTGCGCCGAATGCCCCATAGTAAAGAATTAAAACAATCATGAAATTCATTATCAGCATCATCAGAGGAAGCATTACAAGCATGTTTTTGAATACATAGATATTGACGTCGTAAAACTCCCTGTTGACCTTCTGGAATTTTGCCTCTTCAAAATCCTGTCTTACAAAAGCTTTTATAACCGGTATTCCGATGAGAATTTCTCTTGAGGTTCTGTTGATTTTATCGATGATTTCCTGAGTTATTTTAAAGTATGGAAGCACTCTTACAATAACTATGACTAAAAGGAGAACTACTGCAAAGAAAGTAACAAGGATAATCCATGAAAGGTCGGTTCCAAGCTCAAATGCCTTGATTATACTTCCGACACCCAATATAGGTGCAAAAAGCATTGTTGTAAAAATCATTCCCAAAACGTTCTGAAGCTGGTTTATGTCATTTGTTGAGCGGGTAATCAGTGATGAGCGTGAAATGCTGTTAAGTTCGTGGTTTGAAAATCTTAATACCTTTTTGTATACGATTTTCCTTAAATCCTTGGCATATCCTGATGAGACTCTGCTTGAAAAATAGGACACTCCGACAGTTGCAAATGCTGATATTGCCACCATTATAAGCATTACTGTACCTATATCTATGATGTATTGAAAATCAGCATTCTGAATTCCTATATCCACAATGCCTGCAGTGTACTGTGGCAGTGTCAAGTCGCAGTATGCCTGCACAAGCAGAAACAGGAAAATAAGAAAAATCTGCGGAATTTTATTTTTGATAGGTTTTAATAATTTTTTCATAAGCTCATCTGGATTTGTTGAATAATCACTTTTTTAATTTAAGGATATAAAAACTATTGGGATGGCGTTGTTAATAATAGTGGAAGATTATATAAATTTCTTCCACAAATCGGTCTGTAAAACACTGTTTTCAGCTAGCTTTTCAAGCTTTAAAAATAGCTCCCACGGCATGGATACATTCATATAGTCATTTGGTATGAAGTGTTTTATTTTGCTTCTTCCTGCAAAATCAATCGGTCCCAAAACCATGTTTGGGTCGTCACTTTCACCTTCCCTGAATGTAAAGCATCCAATAGACTGGCATGATGATGCCTGTGGTGTCATGATACATGCTGAGTTGTCCCTGAATGATGAATTGATCTGAATCATTGCTGTCAGTTCAATCGGGTTGACAGTAAATATTACTGATTCTGGAATTTCACCTTCTTTTAAATTCTCAATGCCTTTAAAAATAACGTACTGGCCTTCATCATAAACAGGTCTTGATTTTATACCTGCTTTTGCAGTTTCAAAATCACTGTAAATTCTCTCACCGTGCCTGAACATTTCACGGGCATGCTTCGGCATATGTTCAAGTCTTTTTTCATATGCTTCTCTATCCGGTGCTGAGTCAACTCCCAGGCTTAAAAATGTTGCCTGAAAATCAACTGCATCTTCGTTTGGAAGTCCTGACCCCCATCCGAAACCTACAGCTATTCCTCCGCAGGCAATATGTTCACGGCCGAAATAGGTTGTTTTTCTTTTTGCAATAGTCTGTGCAACAAAACTCATTACACATCCTCCTTTTCCCTCTTTCGGACCTGTGGCTTTTTCAGGTATTTCGTCGCTTTTGAGTAATACTATTGGCGGAAATTTCATGTCAAGTTCCTGTGATATAATGCTTTTCATATTAACTACCTCACTATTATTTTAATTTTTGGTGTAAAAATAAGTGATGGAAATCTTTTTAATTCAGCTGACAATAATTATTATTATGAATATTTATTCTTATTTTACCGACGGTGCCGCAACAATGGTTAAGGAAAACGGCAAATATATTCGAAAGGAAGGTGGCTGGGCATTCATACTTATGATAAATGGTGAGAAGGACTCAAATCAATCTGGAGGGTGCAGACTGACAACCAACAACGAAATGGAACTCTATGCAATATATGCCGCAATGAGGGATTTTTTAGATAAGTCCTCACCGGGTGATAAAATTGAAATATACACAGACAGCGGATACTCTATCGGAATATACACTCAATGGGCTAAAAACTGGGTTAAACGTGGCTGGAGAAAATCCGACGGAAAGACAATTGAAAACCTTCGGATTGTAAAGACAACCTGGAATATGATGAAAAAAATCGAAGATATGGGTTGTGAAATCCTTTTTGTTAAAGTCAAAGGACACTCCAACAATGTATTGAACAATGAAGCGGACGAACTGGCAGTTAAGGCTAAAAATACTGCTAAAAGAACTGGTGACATTATTGGATTTAATGGTAGGCCAGACCCTCTTCTTGGAACAAAATAGAAATATTATAAAAGAATTTAAAATTATCTGTCATTTTTTTAAAATGCTATGGTCGTAGTTAATGTGAAGCTATTTAACAATTTTGATTGTAATTTGGACTTTTCCTACAATCAAAGGAGATTAATATGGTATCATAATAGTTTTGTCAATACCATTATGATGATTATGCTAAGTTAATCAGGTATAAACATATCATTAACCAAATTTTCCATTTGGTGGTCATAATTGATCCTTCTTTTGATTTATGTTTTTGCCAAGTGGGATTTTCATCAAAACATACTTTTTGAATCTTTTCCGTGGCAATAATGCATAAATGCATAATATCGCCTTCTGGTCTTTAAAAGTTCCGTTTAAGTTTTTAATTATATTTTTCTTTCTATTTAAATCTTTAATTGATGTATTGGGAGTTCATTATTGCTTTTATTTGATAATATTGCTTTAAATTCAAAATATTCTTTTCATTTGTTAAAATGTGTGTATATAGCAAATATTTATCTGAATATTTTTTAGAAATACTTCTAAAATCAGCATTAATGTTTTATATTATTCTTTCATATTAAAAAATACTAAAAATATTTCAGAAAAACTATAAGTTTAAATACTACTTTGACTAACTTATGTTAGGAATCAAAAATTCCTATAATATAATTGAGGTGATAATAATGCGCAAAATTACATTCGCACTATTAGCTCTAATCCTCGTGGGAATGTTAATCCCGGCAGGATTTTCAGCAGATTCAAATCTCGTAATAACATACGGCGAGACAACACATGGAAATTCAAATTACAAATCAATAGTTGATTCATTTTTCTCTTCACAGGCAGGAATTGACATCAACAATGCTGAATCAAAAATAATCACAGCCGATCAGGTAAATCAGATATCTGGTGGAATAACCGGAAAAACTTACAGTTCAAATCAGATACTGTCTTCAGCACTTGTGGATTTAAATGACAATTCAAAACTCCAGGTAAGTGTTGACAAATCAAAAATCACCACAATTACCGGTGATATGTACATTTCAGCTTTAAAATCAGCTGGAATAACTGCAGGACATGTATACGTAACAAGTCCGGTATCTGCAACAGGTGAATCCGCTCTTGCAGGTATAATGAATTCATACGAAGAAGCAACAGATGTTGAAATTCCGGAAAATGTTAAACAGGCTGCAACAGATGAAATTCAGACTGAAGCACAAATTGTAAACAACTCCGGTGTAGATGCAGATTCTCTATCAAAACTGGTGGATGATGTTAAACAGGAAGTTTCAGGCAAAAACGTAACTGATCACAATACTATCGTAAATATCATCAACAACTACGTTCAAAACAACAACATCAACATTACCAGCGTTGATATAGAAAACCTGGCTAACACTATCGAACAGGTACAGAACGTCCAGGGTGACGTAAACTACTACAAAAATCAGGTAAGTGACTTTATGGGTGGAAATTCCACTGGCGGATTTTCACTTGACGGCTTGTTTGACTGGATTAAATCCTTTGTAAACGGGATTTAATTCCATTTTTCTTTTTTTGCAAATATTTATATCATTCGATAAATAGATTATTACACATCGTTTAAATGAGGTGTAATATGAAAAAACTATTTTTAACAGTATCAATAATTCTAATTTTATTTTTAGGTTTTGCTGCTGTCTCTGCTGAGGATAACAAAACAGTAGTGCAGGATAAAACATTTGATGCAATTCAAACAGCAATCGACAATTCAACAGAATCCAGTATAATCTATCTTGAAGGAACATATATAGGTTCAGGCAGTACAATAACAATCGAAAAACCGGTTATCATTGAGGGAAAAGACAGTGCCGTGCTTGATGCAAAATCAAGTTCACAGATATTCAATATCCGTGCAGATGGCGTCACATTGAAAAATCTAAATATCATCAATGGTGTTGTAAATAATCCGTCAGGAATCAACTATGGCGGTGCAATCAATGCTGAAGGTGATAATCTTAAAATCATCGGCTGTAATTTCTCAAAATCAACTGCAAGATATGGTGGTGCATTATACTCTCAGGGTGAAAATGTATCTATTATTAACTGCCGATTCAGCCAGAATACAGCAGAATACAGTGGAGGAGCATTTGAACTTGATGGAGCCAACAACTATGTTGATAACTGCATTTTCAAAGAGAATGTGGGGTATCATGCAGGAGGAGAAGTTGCATGGGTAGGTATCAACGGAATATTGAAAAATTCCGTTTTCAACTCCATTTCTGATACTTCAAAGGCCAGTCAGTTTGGAGGAGCAGTGGTATGGATGGCTTCGAACGGAACAGTGATGAGGTCTGTCTTCAACGGATATCATGCAAAAAAATACGGATCATCCATATACTGGGGAGGTGACAACGGAACAGTTTCCTATTCAATATTCCATTCAACCACTCCCTACTGGGGAAATCCTGATTATGCAATGGATAACTACTGGGGATTGAATATTGACTCTTTTGATGAGTTTACATCCAGTCAGCTGATTTACTGGAATGGAAACTATACTTATGCTGGAAGATGGGTAAATATCATTGAAAATGGAGGCTATGTAAACTTCACATCAAACGATGGCACTCCTTTAAGCGATTATCTGCCTGACTATAAGTTAAACTCAGAAGTGACAATTGCAAACAATACTTTCAGATATCCTGTTAAAACCAAAATAGTTGCATCCAATCTCATAACCTACAGTTTATATGATGGAAAAACATTAAAAGTCGCACTTAAGGATTCAGTCAATAATGCTGTGGCTTTAAAAACAATAAAAATTAAACTCAACGACATAACATATACAAGAAAAACAAATTCCAATGGTATTGTGAGTCTAAAAATAAGTCTGAAGACCCCTAAGACTTATACAGCAACAGTTGTCTTTACGGGAGATAAGGAATATAAAGCTATTAGTAAAAAGGTTAAAATCACAGTCAAAAAGCAGAAACCAGTATTAACACAAAAGACCAAATCAATGAAGCTTAAAACCAAAAATAAAGTAATAAAATTTGTCCTGAAAAACCAGTTTAAAAAAGCACTTTCCAAAAAGACAGTTAAACTGACTATAAACAAGAAAACATATTCTGCAAAGACAAATTCAAAAGGGATAATTTCTTTTAAAGTCAAATTAACTGCTAAAAAGAATTATAGTGCTGCTGTTAAGTTTGCGGGAAGTAGCTATTATGATAGTATTTCCAAAAAAGTTTCCGTTAAAGTAAGGTAAGTGGAGTTAAACTCCACTTCCAGTTGCTATTGTGATGTTTTCTGTGTATAAATGTGTGGAAACCTTGAAGGAGTTGTCCGAATCAAAGGACATGGGTGTCAAATTAATAGCAGGAGCAAATAATGCAATAGTTGTTATTGCAGACGGAAACCTTGCAGACACATGGGTTGAAGATTCATCAATCGCACTGACACACATGCATCTGATGGCCACAGAACTTGATATCGGAAGCTGCTGGGTTCAGGTACACTTAAAAACAAAAGGCGACCAGGATTGTGAAGATGTCGTCAGGGATATTCTTAATCTCGACTCACATTACAGGATTGTTGGAATTCTTGCATTGGGCCACAGCAACAAAACCCCAAGACTATACACTCCTGAAGATATTGACAAATCAAAAATACGCTACATTGATTAATTCCAAAAATGGACATTGTTAATATTGATGGTGGAGTAATAGCCGCATTATCTAGTGGAAGATGCTCTTTGTAACTTCAATAAATTTTTAAAATAACATTTGCTATTCCTATAAATGTTATCTTTCATTTTTTTAACTTATTATTGTAAAAAAAAAGGCATTAATGATAAACATGTAGTTATTCAAAACTTATTTTTTGAAAATTTTAATTGAAAGGAATCTTAAAAAATTGTGAATATTTAACTTGCATGGTTCTGATTCATTGTTGATTATTGGTGATGTTGTAAAAGAAATTTCAGGACCTAGTTTCATTGATTCACAAACAAAATTACTTTATTTGTTAACTTATAATGTAACAATCTTAATTTTTAAAAATTTAGTTACTTATAATGCTATAATTTCATATTATAAAATTAATAGTTATATAAGTTTATAATTTTTATTTTTAAAAAAACATGAACTTATCTGTTATTAATTTAGGCAAATAACAGCGGAATTATTGAGAATATGGTATATTTTGAACTCTTAAGAAGAGGGTATGAAATAACCATTGGTTGTGTTGGGGATTATGAGATCGATTTTGTCTGCAAAAAAATGGGTGAAAGAATCTATGTTCAGGTAACAAGGGAACTGTCTCATGAGGACACAATTGAAATGGAATTCAGACCGTTGCTTCGGGTTAAGGACAATTACCCAAAATATGTGATAT is a genomic window containing:
- a CDS encoding ABC transporter ATP-binding protein; this encodes MSPRPIRRKPPEKPVDNRKAIKNILGLLKDHKLKLAITVICAVLSTLFSIIAPLMIGYATTIIFDGINNILHNTGSIDFESLINTLTIVVVLYITSAVFSYLQSYLLIEISTKISYDLRERLMEKITHLPMDSFDENKRGDILSRITNDVDSLQNGITQTFLQMLTAIITIVGVFLMMLTINIWMTLATIVLIPIAFLVIRFITKHSQSYFLKQLVFKGSLNAQIEETFSGHDIIRAFNQEDESIEKFNQDNDMWFDQEWKSQFFSSLNGPLMNFISNFAYVAIAVLGAVFVLQKAIAVGDILAFFQYVQNFTRPIQQITRVMNLIQTAMAASERIFEFLDFEDEENPSTKQITEIRDEITFENVSFGYTPNEKIIKNLSFTVKKGQKIAIIGETGAGKTTIVKLLMRFYDIDSGEIRIDGVNIEEYDKHSLRSLIGMVLQDSWLFSDTIANNIRYGNLDATDEEVIDASKQVYSDNFIKQLPEGYESVLNEDSDNISHGQKQLLTIARTILSKKEVLILDEATSSVDTRTEKLIQRAMDKLMENRTSFIIAHRLSTIKNADKIIVIENGEIIESGTHEELLAQKGYYYHTLNTQNKEPL
- a CDS encoding ABC transporter ATP-binding protein, which encodes MKKLLKPIKNKIPQIFLIFLFLLVQAYCDLTLPQYTAGIVDIGIQNADFQYIIDIGTVMLIMVAISAFATVGVSYFSSRVSSGYAKDLRKIVYKKVLRFSNHELNSISRSSLITRSTNDINQLQNVLGMIFTTMLFAPILGVGSIIKAFELGTDLSWIILVTFFAVVLLLVIVIVRVLPYFKITQEIIDKINRTSREILIGIPVIKAFVRQDFEEAKFQKVNREFYDVNIYVFKNMLVMLPLMMLIMNFMIVLILYYGAFGALDGSLLTGQIIAFIQYSTQIVTSFLMIGGFMIMLPRILVSGRRVSEVLNTEITITDGEITQISDNPTIEFKNVCYKYPGSEKETLKDINFSLKPGKTTAIIGGTGSGKSTILNLIPRLQDPSSGEILIDNRNIKNFNLKTLRSKISFTPQKAILFQGDIKSNMQIGKSDATDEEIENALDLAQVDFVDNLEEKVTQGGSNFSGGQKQRLSIARAIIGRHDFYLFDDCFSALDMNTERKVKNNLKDLNDSSILIVSQRISTIMDADEILVIDNGEIVDRGTHDGLLESCDIYRDIVKTQIDSMEATL
- a CDS encoding DUF169 domain-containing protein, producing the protein MKSIISQELDMKFPPIVLLKSDEIPEKATGPKEGKGGCVMSFVAQTIAKRKTTYFGREHIACGGIAVGFGWGSGLPNEDAVDFQATFLSLGVDSAPDREAYEKRLEHMPKHAREMFRHGERIYSDFETAKAGIKSRPVYDEGQYVIFKGIENLKEGEIPESVIFTVNPIELTAMIQINSSFRDNSACIMTPQASSCQSIGCFTFREGESDDPNMVLGPIDFAGRSKIKHFIPNDYMNVSMPWELFLKLEKLAENSVLQTDLWKKFI
- a CDS encoding RNase H family protein, producing MNIYSYFTDGAATMVKENGKYIRKEGGWAFILMINGEKDSNQSGGCRLTTNNEMELYAIYAAMRDFLDKSSPGDKIEIYTDSGYSIGIYTQWAKNWVKRGWRKSDGKTIENLRIVKTTWNMMKKIEDMGCEILFVKVKGHSNNVLNNEADELAVKAKNTAKRTGDIIGFNGRPDPLLGTK
- a CDS encoding DUF1002 domain-containing protein, translating into MRKITFALLALILVGMLIPAGFSADSNLVITYGETTHGNSNYKSIVDSFFSSQAGIDINNAESKIITADQVNQISGGITGKTYSSNQILSSALVDLNDNSKLQVSVDKSKITTITGDMYISALKSAGITAGHVYVTSPVSATGESALAGIMNSYEEATDVEIPENVKQAATDEIQTEAQIVNNSGVDADSLSKLVDDVKQEVSGKNVTDHNTIVNIINNYVQNNNINITSVDIENLANTIEQVQNVQGDVNYYKNQVSDFMGGNSTGGFSLDGLFDWIKSFVNGI
- a CDS encoding nitroreductase family protein produces the protein MYKCVETLKELSESKDMGVKLIAGANNAIVVIADGNLADTWVEDSSIALTHMHLMATELDIGSCWVQVHLKTKGDQDCEDVVRDILNLDSHYRIVGILALGHSNKTPRLYTPEDIDKSKIRYID